Proteins from a single region of Deltaproteobacteria bacterium:
- a CDS encoding PadR family transcriptional regulator produces MSVSHTLLGVLLDAPAHGYSIRKRLEEMLSKDLGLNDGQLYPALAKLEARGWITKEVVEQRSHPTKHLYRVTEAGREVFQRWLEDGAPDEAGERLGFFWRDAFLQRCSFFGNLTPDAAATQVRARLAETSRRAERLERVLADLEPRQADPYRRMILEYGVRLQRMREQWLEELLARATEPSMEKRPIRAANAR; encoded by the coding sequence ATGTCCGTCTCGCACACGCTCCTCGGCGTCCTGCTGGATGCGCCCGCGCACGGGTACTCGATCCGGAAACGCCTGGAGGAGATGCTCTCGAAGGATCTCGGCCTGAACGACGGGCAGCTCTACCCCGCGCTCGCCAAGCTCGAGGCGCGCGGCTGGATCACGAAAGAGGTCGTGGAGCAGCGAAGCCACCCGACCAAACACCTGTATCGCGTGACCGAGGCGGGCCGCGAGGTGTTCCAGCGCTGGCTCGAGGACGGCGCTCCCGACGAGGCGGGCGAGCGGCTGGGGTTCTTCTGGCGCGACGCGTTCCTGCAGCGCTGCAGCTTCTTTGGCAATCTCACGCCGGACGCCGCCGCGACGCAGGTGCGCGCGCGACTGGCGGAGACCTCGCGCCGCGCCGAACGCCTGGAACGGGTGCTCGCGGATCTCGAGCCGCGCCAGGCGGATCCGTACAGGCGTATGATTCTGGAGTACGGCGTGCGCCTGCAGCGTATGCGCGAGCAGTGGTTGGAAGAGCTTCTGGCAAGGGCCACGGAGCCGAGCATGGAGAAGAGGCCGATTCGCGCCGCGAACGCGCGCTAG
- a CDS encoding bifunctional 3,4-dihydroxy-2-butanone-4-phosphate synthase/GTP cyclohydrolase II — MSRAEEFQAQSALRELEDVMARVRAGLEDMRAGKMVILADDEDRENEGDLCMAAEKCTPEAVNFMAMYGRGLICLAVTGERARQLDLPMMVRDSENETPFGTAFTVSIEARVGVTTGISAADRARTIQVAIAPEARPTDLTRPGHVFPLVAKPGGVLRRTGQTEGGVDLARLAGMQPAAVICEIMNDDGTMARIPDLRIFAERHGLRILTVADLIKYRLRNERHVTRAAEAILPSQFGDFRSIVFKNEIDHVDHVAFVRGEIRSDEPTLVRVHSECLTGDAFGSLRCDCGEQLQTALKMIQEEGSGVLLYMRQEGRGIGLLNKIRAYSLQDQEGLDTVEANERLGFPADARDFGVGAQILVDLGVSKLRLLTNNPKKRAGLEGYGLEIVEQVPLEMRPNDKNLEYLRTKREKLGHILNLMS; from the coding sequence CGCGCCGGTCTCGAGGACATGCGCGCCGGCAAGATGGTCATCCTCGCCGACGACGAGGATCGCGAGAACGAGGGCGACCTGTGCATGGCCGCCGAGAAGTGCACACCGGAAGCGGTGAACTTCATGGCGATGTACGGGCGCGGGCTGATCTGCCTTGCGGTCACGGGCGAGCGCGCGCGCCAGCTCGACCTGCCGATGATGGTGCGGGACTCGGAGAACGAGACCCCGTTCGGAACCGCCTTCACGGTCTCGATCGAGGCGCGAGTCGGCGTCACGACCGGCATCTCCGCTGCGGACCGCGCGCGAACGATTCAGGTCGCGATCGCGCCGGAGGCCCGGCCCACCGACCTCACGCGCCCCGGGCACGTGTTTCCGCTGGTGGCGAAGCCGGGGGGCGTGCTGCGGCGAACGGGGCAGACCGAGGGCGGCGTCGATCTGGCTCGCCTTGCCGGAATGCAACCGGCCGCCGTGATCTGCGAGATCATGAACGACGACGGCACCATGGCGCGAATTCCCGACCTGCGGATCTTCGCCGAGCGCCACGGGCTGCGGATCCTCACGGTCGCCGATCTGATCAAGTACCGGCTGCGCAACGAGCGCCACGTGACGCGCGCGGCCGAGGCGATCCTGCCATCGCAGTTCGGCGACTTCCGGTCGATCGTCTTCAAGAACGAGATCGACCACGTCGACCACGTCGCGTTCGTGCGCGGCGAGATCCGATCCGACGAGCCGACGCTGGTGCGGGTCCACAGCGAGTGCCTGACCGGCGACGCCTTCGGCTCGCTGCGCTGCGATTGCGGCGAGCAGCTGCAGACGGCGCTGAAGATGATCCAGGAAGAGGGCTCCGGAGTCCTGCTGTACATGCGGCAGGAGGGGCGCGGCATCGGACTGCTGAACAAGATCCGCGCGTACTCGCTCCAGGATCAGGAAGGGCTCGACACCGTCGAGGCGAACGAGCGGCTCGGGTTCCCGGCCGACGCTCGGGATTTCGGCGTGGGGGCGCAGATCCTCGTCGACCTCGGCGTCTCGAAGCTCCGACTGCTCACGAACAATCCGAAGAAGCGCGCTGGCCTGGAGGGATACGGGCTCGAGATCGTCGAGCAGGTCCCGCTGGAGATGAGGCCGAACGACAAGAACCTCGAGTACCTGCGCACCAAGCGAGAGAAGCTCGGCCACATCCTGAACTTGATGAGCTAG